One genomic window of Clostridioides sp. ES-S-0054-01 includes the following:
- the yajC gene encoding preprotein translocase subunit YajC translates to MPQQQIIMSIGLWVVVIAIFYFLMIRPQKKKDKQLKEMRSSLGVGDKVVTIGGIVANVAKVEDDVVILELGPNRTKVPFEKWAIGTVKSKKEEIEED, encoded by the coding sequence ATGCCACAGCAACAAATAATAATGAGTATAGGTCTATGGGTAGTAGTAATCGCAATCTTTTATTTCCTAATGATTAGACCTCAAAAGAAAAAAGACAAACAATTAAAAGAAATGAGAAGTAGCCTAGGTGTAGGAGACAAGGTCGTTACAATAGGTGGAATAGTAGCTAATGTAGCTAAAGTTGAAGATGACGTTGTAATATTAGAATTAGGACCAAATAGAACTAAAGTTCCATTTGAAAAATGGGCTATAGGAACAGTTAAATCTAAAAAAGAAGAAATAGAAGAAGACTAA
- the scfA gene encoding six-cysteine ranthipeptide SCIFF: protein MENKHVRTLSQATLKQSAVKGGCGECQTSCQSACKTSCTVANQECER, encoded by the coding sequence ATGGAAAATAAACATGTAAGAACTTTATCTCAAGCTACTTTAAAGCAAAGTGCTGTAAAAGGTGGATGTGGAGAGTGTCAAACTTCTTGTCAATCAGCTTGTAAAACTTCTTGTACAGTTGCAAATCAAGAGTGTGAAAGATAG
- the tgt gene encoding tRNA guanosine(34) transglycosylase Tgt produces MYAVRYELIKTCKQSGARLGRLHTPHGIIETPIFMPVGTQATVKSMTPEELKEIGSQIILSNTYHLYMRPGHELIKRAGGLHKFMNWDKPILTDSGGFQVFSLGPLRKIKEEGVEFRSHLDGSKHFLTPEKAMEIQNALGSDIMMAFDECAPYPSDRNYVKNSLERTTRWLKRCKDAHNNTDKQALFGIIQGGMYKDLREQSAKEITSIDLPGYAVGGLSVGEPKPLMYDVLEHTTPLMPKDKPRYLMGVGSPDDLVEGVIRGVDMFDCVLPTRIARNGTAMTSQGKVVVRNATYAEDFTPLDPECDCYACKNYSRAYIRHLIKANEILGARLITTHNLYFLLNLMKQIRQAIMEDRLLDFRNEFFAKYGYEI; encoded by the coding sequence ATGTACGCAGTAAGATACGAATTGATAAAAACTTGTAAACAGAGTGGTGCAAGATTAGGAAGATTACACACTCCACATGGAATTATTGAAACACCAATATTTATGCCAGTTGGAACTCAAGCAACTGTAAAATCTATGACACCAGAAGAGCTAAAAGAGATTGGTTCACAAATAATACTTAGTAACACATACCATTTATATATGAGACCAGGTCATGAACTTATAAAAAGAGCTGGTGGTCTTCATAAGTTTATGAATTGGGATAAACCAATACTTACAGATAGTGGAGGATTTCAAGTATTTAGCTTAGGACCTTTGAGAAAGATAAAAGAAGAAGGTGTAGAATTTAGGTCACACTTAGATGGTTCAAAACATTTTCTAACCCCAGAAAAAGCTATGGAAATACAAAATGCACTAGGGTCAGATATAATGATGGCATTTGATGAGTGTGCACCATACCCATCAGATAGAAACTATGTAAAAAACTCGTTAGAAAGAACAACAAGATGGTTAAAAAGATGTAAAGATGCCCATAATAATACAGACAAGCAAGCCCTATTTGGTATAATACAAGGTGGGATGTATAAAGACTTAAGAGAGCAATCAGCAAAAGAAATAACTAGTATTGATTTACCTGGATATGCTGTTGGTGGACTTAGTGTTGGAGAGCCAAAACCACTTATGTATGATGTATTAGAACATACAACTCCACTTATGCCAAAAGATAAACCGAGATATCTAATGGGAGTTGGTAGCCCAGATGATTTAGTGGAGGGTGTTATAAGAGGAGTAGATATGTTTGATTGTGTTTTACCTACTCGTATAGCTAGGAATGGGACTGCAATGACTAGTCAAGGTAAAGTAGTAGTTAGAAATGCAACTTATGCTGAAGACTTTACTCCACTTGACCCTGAATGTGATTGTTATGCTTGTAAAAACTATTCAAGAGCTTATATAAGACATCTTATAAAAGCAAATGAAATATTGGGTGCAAGATTAATAACTACACATAATCTTTACTTTTTATTAAATTTAATGAAACAAATAAGACAGGCGATAATGGAAGATAGATTACTTGATTTTAGAAATGAGTTTTTTGCAAAATATGGATATGAAATATAG
- a CDS encoding TIGR04086 family membrane protein, with amino-acid sequence MGKSNYIFKGLGYAYIITLAVLLVYNLFLTFTDIGGDNITMVSSFITTISAAIGGFYTSKHMKERGLMYGLLVGLLYIVCIFLTVFLAQEKFVFEVGMIYKLLLISAAGGIGGVLGVNFK; translated from the coding sequence ATGGGAAAATCTAATTATATTTTTAAAGGTCTGGGATATGCATATATAATAACTTTGGCTGTTTTATTAGTGTATAACTTATTTTTGACATTTACAGATATTGGTGGGGATAATATAACTATGGTTTCATCATTTATAACTACTATTTCTGCAGCTATAGGAGGGTTTTATACTTCAAAACACATGAAAGAAAGAGGGCTTATGTATGGGCTTTTGGTAGGACTTTTGTACATAGTATGTATTTTTTTGACTGTGTTTTTAGCACAAGAAAAGTTTGTGTTTGAAGTGGGGATGATTTATAAGTTATTGTTAATATCAGCAGCAGGAGGCATTGGAGGCGTACTGGGTGTCAACTTTAAATAG